The Deinococcus malanensis DNA window TGTGGAAGCTGACCCGGCCGGTATGCGCGAGCTGCTGCTGCAACTCGTCAAGAATGCCCTGACCTTCGGTGCGGCCCACGCCCCCTGGATCAAGATCGGGGCCGGGCGGACCGCAGGCGGCTGGAACATTACCGTGCAGGACAACGGCCTGGGGATCGCGCCGGAGTACCGCGAGAAGATCTTTGGCCTGTTTCAGCGCCTGGGGCGGCGTGAAGATGCGCCTGGAAACGGCATCGGTCTGGCACTGGCCCGCAAGATCGCCGAGCGGCACGGCGGCACCCTGGGCGTCAGCTCGGTGCCGGGCCGGGGCAGCACCTTTACCTTCTGGCTGCCGGATTCCCCGGAAGGGTCGGGGCGCCCGTGACCACCGAACCGGTGAGGCTGCTGCTGGCCGAGGACAATCCGGCCGACGTCTATCTGATGGAGGCGGCCCTCGAACTTGCCGCGATGCCGGTGGTGATGACGGTGGCACGCGACGGCCGCGAAGTGGTCGATCAGCTTGATGAACTCAAGGACGGTGGGCGCCTTCCCGACCTGGTGCTGCTCGACCTGAACATGCCGCGTATGAACGGCTTCGAGGTGCTCACGGCAATCCGCCGGGACCCGGCGCTGGCTCATCTGCCGGTCGTGGTCTTCACGACGTCCACCGCGCCCGAGGACGTGAAGCGCGCCTATGCCCTGAACGCCAACTCCTATGTCAGCAAGCCGGTAACCCTGACGGGTTTCATGCAGCTGATGGAGCGGCTGGGCGCCTACTGGTTCGGCACCGCCAGCCTGCCCCGCACCTACCATCCTTAGATCCGGGCCATCCGTATATCCAGGTTCGGCGCGGGAAGGGTGAGCCGGGGGCTGTCTTCCTGAGTCTTATCGCCGCTATCGGGGGCGCGGCAGCGAGAAACTGAAGGTCGCGCCCTGGTCTTCCTGACCTTCTGCCCAGACCCGGCCGCCGTGCCGCAGGACGATGCGCCGGACGTTGGCCAGCCCTACGCCGATGCCCTCGAACGCTTCGGGGCGGTGAAGGCGCTGGAACACGGTAAACAGTTTGCCTGCGTACCGGGGATCAAAGCCGACCCCGTTGTCGGTGATCTGGAAAACCCACTCACCGGGCCGTTGCTCGGCGCACACGCTGATGTGCGTTTCCGTGCGTGGCTGACTATATTTCAGGGCGTTGGACAGCAGGTTGACCAGCACCTGCCGCAGCAGTTCGGGGTCGGCAGTGACCACCGGCATCGGGCCCACGTTCCAGCTCACCTGCCGCTGAGCGGTGTCGGGTTGCAGGGCTGCCTGCACGCTGGAAAGCAGTTCCCCGACATCCACGGGGGTCAGGCGAAGGGGCTGACGCGAGGTGCGTGACAGGTCGAGCATGGCGTCGATCAGCGTGTTCATCCGGGTGGCCGCCTCGTCCACCAGGCCGAGGTAGCGCTCCGATTTCTCGCTGAGAGGCGCGTCGAGCGACCGGCGCAGCAGACCCAGGAATCCGGTGATGTGCCGCAGCGGCGCGCGCAGGTCGTGCGACACCGACATGGCGAAGGCGTCGAGCTCCTCATTGGCCAGGCGCAGCGCCTCGGACCGCGAGGTCAGCTCGGCGTGCTGCGCTTCCAGAACGTCGTTCTGGGATTCGAGCTGAATGGTCCGTTCGGTGACGCGGCTTTCCAGGTCACGCAGCAGCCGCGCGCGCCCGAAGGCAATAGCGCACTGCGCCGCAAGCGTCCTTAAGAACCGCTGCTCGTCCTTGGTAAACTTGTGCGGCTCCAGAAAGTCCAGCACGAGAACGCCAAGAGGACGGTCGTCCAGAAACATGGGCAGGACTGCGGTGGCCACGACCGGGGCCGTGGCTCCGGAGCGGGCCTCGACCGACGGGTATTTCTGCGTCAGCTCGCCCTCGTGCTCAAAAAACAGGGGCCGCCGCTGGGCCAGTGCGTCGGCCGCTGGTCCATCGTCTTCCAGCATGGCGCCGTGCCAGATCGAGGCCCCCCCCTCCGGCTGGCCGGTCATGGCGACGCGCTCCAGATGCAATCCCCCGCGGCCCGCCAGCAGCACGGTCGCGGCGCGGGCGTCAAGGGCCTCACGGGCCGGCTGCAGGATGACCTCAAAAACGCCTTCCTGCATGCGGGTGGCAGCCAGCGCTTCTGTGACTTCCTGGAGCCGCTCACTGAGGGTAGGCGGAGCGAGCGTGCCATGGTGATCAGGCATACCTTCAGCATATTGCACGGCAGGCGTGCGGATGCTCAGCTTCGGGACATGTAAAGCACACGGTGACTATGCGCTTCCTCTCCTGGCTGTTACGTTCCGGACTCCGGGTCGCGCACGCTGAGGCTGCGGGCCAGTTCCATCGCCTGCTGATAGGCCCGCGGGCTGGTAAACCCGAACTGGGAAGCAGCCTGATAGGGCGTGGCGGCAATGGACATACCGTGGTCGCGCAGCGCCGCCATGCGCAGCTGGC harbors:
- a CDS encoding response regulator, coding for MTTEPVRLLLAEDNPADVYLMEAALELAAMPVVMTVARDGREVVDQLDELKDGGRLPDLVLLDLNMPRMNGFEVLTAIRRDPALAHLPVVVFTTSTAPEDVKRAYALNANSYVSKPVTLTGFMQLMERLGAYWFGTASLPRTYHP
- a CDS encoding sensor histidine kinase, producing MPDHHGTLAPPTLSERLQEVTEALAATRMQEGVFEVILQPAREALDARAATVLLAGRGGLHLERVAMTGQPEGGASIWHGAMLEDDGPAADALAQRRPLFFEHEGELTQKYPSVEARSGATAPVVATAVLPMFLDDRPLGVLVLDFLEPHKFTKDEQRFLRTLAAQCAIAFGRARLLRDLESRVTERTIQLESQNDVLEAQHAELTSRSEALRLANEELDAFAMSVSHDLRAPLRHITGFLGLLRRSLDAPLSEKSERYLGLVDEAATRMNTLIDAMLDLSRTSRQPLRLTPVDVGELLSSVQAALQPDTAQRQVSWNVGPMPVVTADPELLRQVLVNLLSNALKYSQPRTETHISVCAEQRPGEWVFQITDNGVGFDPRYAGKLFTVFQRLHRPEAFEGIGVGLANVRRIVLRHGGRVWAEGQEDQGATFSFSLPRPR